In Fundulus heteroclitus isolate FHET01 chromosome 17, MU-UCD_Fhet_4.1, whole genome shotgun sequence, the following are encoded in one genomic region:
- the dyrk2 gene encoding dual specificity tyrosine-phosphorylation-regulated kinase 2 isoform X2, translating to MSDGVQLSSQSQVHITQLYEENSNKRSVLSTQPNGLAPLGSARPGLPLPDRLTSASESAHHGRQGSATSNKLADGKPKPNHMTPELAMKQFMSKLSSFEHHEVFNYPEVYFVGQNAKKRSGVLGGANNGGYDDDQGSYIQVPHDHIAYRYEVLKVIGKGSFGQVVKAFDHKTQTHVALKMVRNEKRFHRQAAEEIRILEHLRKQDKDSSMNVIHMLEHFNFRNHICMTFELLSMNLYELIKKNKFQGFSLPLVRKFAHSILQCLDALHKNRIIHCDLKPENILLKQQGRSGIKVIDFGSSCYEHQRVYTYIQSRFYRAPEVILGSRYGMPIDMWSLGCILAELLTGYPLLPGEDEADQLACIIELLGMPSPKLLDASKRAKNFVSSKGYPRYCTVTTKPDGTAVLNGGRSRRGKTRGPPGSKDWSAALKGCDDPAFLDFLKQCLEWDPVLRMTPSQALRHPWLRRRLPKPPSGTTTGDKTSSTKRGTTTTDGAITSISKLAPTSSTTTSSSSKTRTNLAAITDANGNIQPRTVLPKLVS from the exons ATGTCGGACGGCGTCCAGCTCTCGTCTCAGTCCCAGGTCCACATCACCCAGCTGTACGAGGAGAACTCCAACAAGCGTTCGGTCCTCTCCACCCAGCCCAACGGCCTGGCTCCGCTCGGCTCCGCCCGGCCAGGCCTGCCGCTTCCAGACCGACTGACCTCGGCGTCCGAGTCCGCGCACCACGGCCGCCAGGGCAGCGCCACCTCCAACAAGCTGGCGGACGGCAAGCCAAAGCCCAACCACATGACGCCCGAGCTGGCCATGAAGCAGTTCATGTCCAAGTTGTCGTCGTTCGAGCACCACGAGGTGTTCAACTACCCTGAAG tgTATTTTGTCGGCCAGAACGCAAAGAAGAGGTCCGGCGTTCTGGGCGGCGCCAACAACGGGGGCTATGACGACGATCAGGGGTCCTACATCCAGGTGCCACACGACCACATCGCTTACCGCTACGAGGTCCTGAAGGTGATCGGCAAGGGCAGCTTCGGACAG GTGGTGAAGGCCTTCGACCATAAAACCCAGACCCACGTGGCCCTCAAGATGGTCCGCAACGAGAAGCGCTTCCACCGGCAGGCTGCGGAGGAGATCCGCATCCTGGAGCACCTGAGGAAGCAGGACAAGGACTCCAGCATGAACGTCATCCACATGCTGGAGCACTTCAACTTCAGGAACCACATCTGCATGACCTTTGAGCTGCTCAGCATGAACCTCTACGAGCTCATCAAGAAGAACAAGTTCCAGGGCTTCAGCCTCCCGCTGGTCAGGAAGTTCGCCCACTCCATCCTCCAGTGTCTGGACGCGCTGCACAAGAACCGCATCATCCACTGCGACCTCAAACCGGAGAACATTTTGCTCAAGCAGCAGGGACGCAGCGGCATCAAG gtcaTAGACTTTGGCTCCAGCTGCTATGAACACCAGAGGGTTTACACCTACATCCAGTCCAGGTTCTACAGAGCTCCAGAGGTGATCCTAG GTTCAAGGTATGGGATGCCCATCGACATGTGGTCCCTGGGCTGCATCCTGGCTGAACTGCTGACTGGTTACCCACTGTTACCAGGGGAAGACGAAGCTGACCAGCTGGCCTGTATCATTGAACTACTGGGCATGCCCAGTCCAAAGCTCCTGGATGCATCTAAGCGAGCAAAGAACTTTGTGTCATCCAAAGGCTACCCGCGTTACTGCACCGTCACCACCAAGCCTGACGGCACCGCGGTCCTGAACGGAGGACGCTCACGACGAGGGAAAACCCGCGGCCCCCCAGGCAGCAAGGACTGGAGTGCGGCGTTGAAGGGTTGCGATGACCCGGCCTTCCTGGACTTCCTCAAACAGTGTCTTGAATGGGACCCAGTGCTCAGGATGACACCGAGCCAGGCACTGCGCCACCCCTGGCTCAGGAGGCGACTTCCCAAACCTCCATCAGGAACCACAACCGGAGACAAAACCTCCTCAACTAAACGTGGCACTACCACCACTGATGGCGCCATCACCTCCATCTCCAAACTTGCCCCCACCTCCTCAACtaccacctcctcctcttccaaaACTAGGACTAACTTGGCGGCCATCACCGACGCCAACGGAAACATCCAGCCAAGGACCGTTCTGCCCAAACTGGTCAGCTGA
- the dyrk2 gene encoding dual specificity tyrosine-phosphorylation-regulated kinase 2 isoform X1, with amino-acid sequence MLTKKPGASVLPTGKSGEPVCSPAHSGSQTTSPVALPPLRNNNHNPLTGGPKAAMSDGVQLSSQSQVHITQLYEENSNKRSVLSTQPNGLAPLGSARPGLPLPDRLTSASESAHHGRQGSATSNKLADGKPKPNHMTPELAMKQFMSKLSSFEHHEVFNYPEVYFVGQNAKKRSGVLGGANNGGYDDDQGSYIQVPHDHIAYRYEVLKVIGKGSFGQVVKAFDHKTQTHVALKMVRNEKRFHRQAAEEIRILEHLRKQDKDSSMNVIHMLEHFNFRNHICMTFELLSMNLYELIKKNKFQGFSLPLVRKFAHSILQCLDALHKNRIIHCDLKPENILLKQQGRSGIKVIDFGSSCYEHQRVYTYIQSRFYRAPEVILGSRYGMPIDMWSLGCILAELLTGYPLLPGEDEADQLACIIELLGMPSPKLLDASKRAKNFVSSKGYPRYCTVTTKPDGTAVLNGGRSRRGKTRGPPGSKDWSAALKGCDDPAFLDFLKQCLEWDPVLRMTPSQALRHPWLRRRLPKPPSGTTTGDKTSSTKRGTTTTDGAITSISKLAPTSSTTTSSSSKTRTNLAAITDANGNIQPRTVLPKLVS; translated from the exons GCAAATCGGGCGAGCCGGTCTGCTCTCCTGCTCACAGCGGCTCTCAGACAACGTCCCCCGTCGCCCTGCCGCCTCTCcgcaacaacaaccacaacccCCTGACg GGAGGTCCTAAGGCCGCCATGTCGGACGGCGTCCAGCTCTCGTCTCAGTCCCAGGTCCACATCACCCAGCTGTACGAGGAGAACTCCAACAAGCGTTCGGTCCTCTCCACCCAGCCCAACGGCCTGGCTCCGCTCGGCTCCGCCCGGCCAGGCCTGCCGCTTCCAGACCGACTGACCTCGGCGTCCGAGTCCGCGCACCACGGCCGCCAGGGCAGCGCCACCTCCAACAAGCTGGCGGACGGCAAGCCAAAGCCCAACCACATGACGCCCGAGCTGGCCATGAAGCAGTTCATGTCCAAGTTGTCGTCGTTCGAGCACCACGAGGTGTTCAACTACCCTGAAG tgTATTTTGTCGGCCAGAACGCAAAGAAGAGGTCCGGCGTTCTGGGCGGCGCCAACAACGGGGGCTATGACGACGATCAGGGGTCCTACATCCAGGTGCCACACGACCACATCGCTTACCGCTACGAGGTCCTGAAGGTGATCGGCAAGGGCAGCTTCGGACAG GTGGTGAAGGCCTTCGACCATAAAACCCAGACCCACGTGGCCCTCAAGATGGTCCGCAACGAGAAGCGCTTCCACCGGCAGGCTGCGGAGGAGATCCGCATCCTGGAGCACCTGAGGAAGCAGGACAAGGACTCCAGCATGAACGTCATCCACATGCTGGAGCACTTCAACTTCAGGAACCACATCTGCATGACCTTTGAGCTGCTCAGCATGAACCTCTACGAGCTCATCAAGAAGAACAAGTTCCAGGGCTTCAGCCTCCCGCTGGTCAGGAAGTTCGCCCACTCCATCCTCCAGTGTCTGGACGCGCTGCACAAGAACCGCATCATCCACTGCGACCTCAAACCGGAGAACATTTTGCTCAAGCAGCAGGGACGCAGCGGCATCAAG gtcaTAGACTTTGGCTCCAGCTGCTATGAACACCAGAGGGTTTACACCTACATCCAGTCCAGGTTCTACAGAGCTCCAGAGGTGATCCTAG GTTCAAGGTATGGGATGCCCATCGACATGTGGTCCCTGGGCTGCATCCTGGCTGAACTGCTGACTGGTTACCCACTGTTACCAGGGGAAGACGAAGCTGACCAGCTGGCCTGTATCATTGAACTACTGGGCATGCCCAGTCCAAAGCTCCTGGATGCATCTAAGCGAGCAAAGAACTTTGTGTCATCCAAAGGCTACCCGCGTTACTGCACCGTCACCACCAAGCCTGACGGCACCGCGGTCCTGAACGGAGGACGCTCACGACGAGGGAAAACCCGCGGCCCCCCAGGCAGCAAGGACTGGAGTGCGGCGTTGAAGGGTTGCGATGACCCGGCCTTCCTGGACTTCCTCAAACAGTGTCTTGAATGGGACCCAGTGCTCAGGATGACACCGAGCCAGGCACTGCGCCACCCCTGGCTCAGGAGGCGACTTCCCAAACCTCCATCAGGAACCACAACCGGAGACAAAACCTCCTCAACTAAACGTGGCACTACCACCACTGATGGCGCCATCACCTCCATCTCCAAACTTGCCCCCACCTCCTCAACtaccacctcctcctcttccaaaACTAGGACTAACTTGGCGGCCATCACCGACGCCAACGGAAACATCCAGCCAAGGACCGTTCTGCCCAAACTGGTCAGCTGA